ACAGACAGCTCACGTAAGGCAGCATTCCTTGACATTGCGATTGTCGATGAGGCAGGGCAAGATGTGCCATTTACCTCTGAGCCACTTGCTCCAGGTAAAGTACGTGTCACTGTAGATGCTAAACCAGGCCTAGTATTTTTTGGTGTTTCAGATGATCGAGGCGGATTGTTTGAAGCAGGCGTTTCAGTCCCTTATAGCGATGAGTATAAACCGATAGCACCGAATGCAGCATTGATGACGAAAATTGCGGAGCGAACAGGCGGAAAGGTACTCGAACAACCAGCGGAAGCATTCCGCCCTCAGTTATTCCAAAGTGGTGAGAAGAAGCCGATTGCAGAATGGTTAATTTTAGCGGCCATGATTCTGTTCTTCATCGATATTACCTTGCGACGCTTTGGCATGTTTAAAGGGTTTGGTACGAAACGGGTTCGGGAAGTAGTTGTTGAAGAAAGTTCAACAGCGCAGGATAGTATTTCAGAGTTGTTGAAGGCGAAGAAGAGAAGGTAGGGACAAAGGGTGAAAACTGTCAGTGAAGGAAGTCGAACTGTCAGTGAAACCCGTGGAACTGTCAGTGTACGAAGCCAAACTGTCAGTGAAAGAAGTCAAGCTGTCAGTGTACGCCAAGATTATCCTCGAAAGAAAACTAAAATTTATTTATAAAAAAGCCACTTCATTCCCCGGAGTTTTATCCAGTGAGGATGAAGTGGCTTTTGTTATTTCGTTCTTGTTTCCGCCAACAATCCCTGATTACGTTTCGCCCATACAGCGGCGATGACGAATGAAATGAGGAGAATCAGCATACCGAGAATATAAGGATAAATAATATTAATGTCGAAGATGACGCCTGCAATTGCAGGCCCGACCATATTGCCTAAACTCATATAGGCATTCATCATGCCGGCCGCAAAGCCTTGTTCTTGACCAGCCAGTTTAGAGATGAGTGTATTGACGGCTGGACGTAGAAGCGAGGTCGCGGTGGAGAAAATGGTAGCGACGAGTAAAATAGTCCAAAACATATCGACAAATAGAATGCCAATAAGTGAAAATGCTGCGACTATAAGATTGACGAGAATCACACGCATTTCGCCAAAACGTTTAAATAGTGGGTTAATGACAAATGTTTGTACGATGACACCAACAAAGCCACCTACTGTGATTAACACAGCAATTTGAGTAGGTGTATAGCCATATTTATGGTCAACATAAAGGGCTATCGTAGATTGGAAGTTTGCCAGTCCAAATGAGAAAACAAACATAACGATGAGCACAACAAAATAAGAAGTCTTCGTTGAACGTGCCAATTGCTGAAACAGGTTTTCCCGTTTTTTCTTCACTGATGGGTCGCCATCTATAACTGGTTTTGGATTCGGTAAGATCAAAATAGAAAGTAGCGCTGCAAAGAGTGCTGCTCCTGTTGCGAAATAGAAAGGAAACTCTAAGCTAATTTTGGAAAGGAAGCCACCGATAGCTGGTCCAATCATGAAGCCGAGTGACATGGAAGCTCCAAGAAGTCCCATCCCTTTCCCTCTATCTTCATATGATGTGATGTCTGCGACGAAAGCCATCATAGGGGGAACAATGAATGCAGAACCAAAACCAGAAAAGAACCGGGCAAGGAATAACATCCAGAGCTCAGTAGAGAGCCCAAAAGCTAGTTGAGATAGTCCGAATATGATTAGTCCGATGATAATGATTTTTTTTCGACCATGTTTATCAGACAAATCACCAGCAAAAGGAGAGAAGACAAATTGTGCTAATGAAAAAATAGCAATCATGAAGCCAAGTGCTTGCCCCGCAACGCCGAACGTTGCTAAATACTCGGGCATAATGGGAATGATGAGTCCAATTCCAGCCATGGCGATAAACATATTGAACATTAAAATGTATAAGGCAAAATTATTTGATTTACCCGCCATTGTTATCCCAACTTTCCAAACAATTTCGTGTTACTAAGGTATCGTACCATAAGAGGCTCAGGAATACACCGTGAAGTGACTTCTGTATATGATGCTTCGTTTTCAATGCTAAAACACTTTCTGAAATCAAGTAAAAAGCGCTGGTACACTAGGTAGCCAGCAACTTTTTTTCACTTCATATCCATTTTAAACTCTAAAAATAATTCATTATAAACCCCTAGCATCTCCAGCCCTAGGTTTCGATACACCTCTAAATGACTCCGCGTTTCCTCATTAGGATAGAAGCGCTCATCCTCCGTCACTTCAGGATCCATAAAATCGAGTGCAGCGAGATTTGGCGTAGAGTAGCCAACATAATCAGCATTCTGTGCAGCCACTTCCGCATCTAACATGAAATTAATGAACGCATGTGCACCGTCAATATTTTTAGACGTGCGCGGAATAACCATATTATCGAACCATAGATTAGAGCCCTCTTCAGGGACTACATAATCGATATCTTCATTTTCGTACATCATATCCGCCGCTTGACCAGACCATGTCAAAGAAACAGCCGCTTCACCATTAATCATCAGTGGTGTCACTTCATCCCCAATAACGGCTTTGACATTTGGGCTAAGCGCCTTTAACTTATCGGTTGCTTGGCGCAATTGGGTTAAATCTGTGCTGTTCAATGAAAAACCAAGTGAATTTAACCCCATACCAATGGTTTCTCGTGCGCTATCAACGAGAATGACGTCCTGTTTGAGCGAAGGATCCCATAAATCATCCCAGCTCTCAAATGTCTGTCCCTCTAGTAGTGTCGGATTATAGGCAATGCCAACCGTTCCCCAGAAGTAGGGAAGTGAGTATTGATTGTCAGGATCGAACGGCAAGTCAAGAAAGTACGGATCGATATTCTCAACATTTGGCACTTTATTATAATCGATAGGAAGTAGCAGGTCTTTTTCCTTCATCATTTCAATCATGTACTCAGAGGGTACTGTAATATCGTATGCTGTCCCACCTTGTTCAATCTTGCTCATCATGCCTTCATTCGAATCGAACGTCTCATAGATGACTTTGATGCCCGTTACCTCTGTAAATTGCCTCAGTAAATCGGGGTCAATGTATTCACCCCAGTTATAGACAGTAATCGAATTTTTACCTGCGCTGCCCCCACCCTCACTCAATTTAGCGTTGATGATGAGTAGGATAGCAGAAACAATGAGTATGGCAGCTGCTCCGCGAATAATATCTTTCATTTTCGCACCCCCGCAAGTGGTGATTTGGTTTTACGGCTGATCATGTAATAGCCGATAACGAGTACGACTGTGACGAGGAAAATAAGTCCCGACAATGCGTTAATCGTCAACGTAATCCCGGCGCGAGCCATCGAGTAAATTTCCACGGACAGCGTCGAGAAGCCGTTACCAGTCACGAAAAATGTCACTGCAAAGTCATCCAACGAATACGTCAAAGCTAAAAAGAATCCAGCCAATATCCCAGGTTTGATGAAAGGAATAATGACACGTGTTAGTACATCACGTTTCGTTGCACCAAGATCCAGCGCAGCATCAATCAATGATGGACTCATTTCCTGTAACTTCGGCAACACCATAATGACGACAATTGGAATACTGAAAGCGATATGTGAAATGAGCACGGATGCAAAGCCAAGCTTAACCCCAATCAGTGTGAATAAAATGAGGAATGATGCCCCGATAATAACGTCTGGGCTAACAATCAAAATGTTGTTCAGCGACAAAACTGCATTACGCATTGCTTTATTGCGCATGAACAAAATAGCAACGGCACCAAGCACGCCAATCGCTGTTGAAATAAGTGCCGATAATAAAGCGACAACGATCGTATTGATCAAAATAACGAGCAATCGTGTATCTTCAAAAACGGCCGCATAATGCTCTAGCGTGAACGACTCGAAATTCGACATCCCGCCCCCTGAGTTGAACGAGTAGAAGATTAAATAGAAAATGGGTGCGTACAAAATGATGAAAACAACCGCCAAATAGATTTTAGGGAGTTTACTTAGTTTTGCCATTGTTGGACGCCCCCTTTTCTTTGCCATTGGTAATTAACATAATGATGAACATGAACAAAATTAGGAATACAGCGATTGTCGAACCCATTCCCCAGTTTTGTGTGACGAGGAATTGCTGTTCAATGGCCGTTCCGAGTGTAATGACTTTGTTCCCCGCAATAAGCCGTGTAATCATGAATAGCGACAGGGCAGGGATGAAGACGACTTGAATGCCTGATTTCACACCGTTGATTGTCAACGGCCAAATGACGCGTCTAAATGTTGTCCATGCATTGGCTCCAAGATCACGTGATGCATCAATCAACGCAGGGTTTAATTTGTCGAGCGCGTTAAAAATCGGCAAAATCATAAATGGAATGAAAATATAAACGGACACGAATACAAAGCTGAAATCCGTGAATAAAATTTGCTGCTCGCCAATGCCCATCACTTCCAGCAATGCATTGATTGGACCATACAGTCCAAAAAGTCCAATGAAGGCATACGTTTTAAGCAGTAGATTGATCCATGATGGAATAATAATCAGTAGTAACCACAGCTGCTTATGCTTCGTTTTCGTTAAAAAGTAAGCAGTTGGGTAGGCAAATAATAACGAGAACAACGTAATTAAAAATGCATACCAGAACGAACTAATCGTCAGTTTCAAATAGACCGAGGTGAAAAAGTTTTTATAGTTATCGATTGTAAAATTGCCGGCCAAATCGAAAAACGAATAATAGACAATTAGTGCAATTGGCGCGATGACGAAAAGAATGATCCAGGCTGCATAAGGAACGGAATATAACGGACGTAGCGGTTTATTGTTCATGATCCGGTACCCCGTAAGCCTCAAGTCTGGCGTCGAATTCCTCTTCTGTTTCGTTCAGTCGCATGACGTGAATAGCCTCTGGATCAAAGTCCAGTCCAACTTGCACGCCAACCTCTGCTTTTTTCGTAGAATGGACAAGCCATTCGTTCCCATCTGTATCATATGTGGATAACTCATAGTGAACCCCACGGAATAATTGCGTATCGACCGTTACATTCAGCTTGCCTTTATCGACAGACGTTAGTTCAAGATCCTCAGGACGAATAACGATATCGACCTTTTCATTTGGATTAAGCCCTTGGTCGACACATTCGAATGTCCGACCGGTAAATTGGACAACATAGTCTTCAATCATGACGCCGGGTACAATATTGGATTCGCCAATGAAATCGGCCACGAAGCGATTGATAGGCTCATCATAAATATCAAGCGGTGTACCAGATTGTTGGATGTTACCACCATCCATGACGAAAATTTCATCAGACATGGCGAGTGCTTCTTCTTGGTCATGCGTAACGAAAACAAAAGTCTTGCCAAGACGTTGCTGCAATTCACGCAGCTCATATTGCATTTCAGAGCGTAATTTCAAATCGAGTGCTGATAGTGGTTCATCGAGTAAAATCACTTCTGGATCATTAATAATCGCGCGTGCAATCGCAACTCGTTGGCGTTGACCACCTGACATTTCAGAAATTTCCCGTGCTTCATAGCCTTCGAGATTGACGAATTTTAGGGCTTCACGTACACGACGGTCTACTTCGCTTTGCTTTACTTTCTTAATGCGTAAACCGAATGCGATATTTTCAAAAACGTTTAAATGGGGGAATAAAGCGTAATCCTGAAACACAGTATTCACTTGTCGTTCATTGGCCGGCACGTCATTGATTTTTTTCCCATTGAAAAAAATAGCCCCCGCTGATGCCTCTGTAAATCCGGCGATCAGACGAAGGATGGTTGTTTTACCGCAGCCAGAAGGACCGAGCAGCGTGTAAAACTTGCCACGTTCCATTTCGAAAGAGACGCCGTTCAAGACAGTTGTATGTTCATCATATTTTTTTGTCACATTTTCAAAGCGAATAATTGGTTGAGTCATTCTAATAATCCCCCTTATAAATAAGATTCAGTAGCAACGAGTAATAATTCGCTCGTTCCAGTGTGTGCATTGGACAAACGGTGGTGTTCAGATGCGTCATAATAGACGGCATCTCCTTTAGCGGCACTGTAATGCGTGTCGCCAATTTCAATCGTTACTTTGCCCTTGAGTACATAAATGAACGTTTCCGCAAGGGAGGGTTCAAACCTTTTGAATTCCCCTTGTTGTTGAAAGGTAATATGAACAGGCTC
This genomic window from Sporosarcina sp. FSL K6-3457 contains:
- a CDS encoding MFS transporter, which produces MAGKSNNFALYILMFNMFIAMAGIGLIIPIMPEYLATFGVAGQALGFMIAIFSLAQFVFSPFAGDLSDKHGRKKIIIIGLIIFGLSQLAFGLSTELWMLFLARFFSGFGSAFIVPPMMAFVADITSYEDRGKGMGLLGASMSLGFMIGPAIGGFLSKISLEFPFYFATGAALFAALLSILILPNPKPVIDGDPSVKKKRENLFQQLARSTKTSYFVVLIVMFVFSFGLANFQSTIALYVDHKYGYTPTQIAVLITVGGFVGVIVQTFVINPLFKRFGEMRVILVNLIVAAFSLIGILFVDMFWTILLVATIFSTATSLLRPAVNTLISKLAGQEQGFAAGMMNAYMSLGNMVGPAIAGVIFDINIIYPYILGMLILLISFVIAAVWAKRNQGLLAETRTK
- a CDS encoding ABC transporter substrate-binding protein, with the protein product MKDIIRGAAAILIVSAILLIINAKLSEGGGSAGKNSITVYNWGEYIDPDLLRQFTEVTGIKVIYETFDSNEGMMSKIEQGGTAYDITVPSEYMIEMMKEKDLLLPIDYNKVPNVENIDPYFLDLPFDPDNQYSLPYFWGTVGIAYNPTLLEGQTFESWDDLWDPSLKQDVILVDSARETIGMGLNSLGFSLNSTDLTQLRQATDKLKALSPNVKAVIGDEVTPLMINGEAAVSLTWSGQAADMMYENEDIDYVVPEEGSNLWFDNMVIPRTSKNIDGAHAFINFMLDAEVAAQNADYVGYSTPNLAALDFMDPEVTEDERFYPNEETRSHLEVYRNLGLEMLGVYNELFLEFKMDMK
- a CDS encoding ABC transporter permease gives rise to the protein MAKLSKLPKIYLAVVFIILYAPIFYLIFYSFNSGGGMSNFESFTLEHYAAVFEDTRLLVILINTIVVALLSALISTAIGVLGAVAILFMRNKAMRNAVLSLNNILIVSPDVIIGASFLILFTLIGVKLGFASVLISHIAFSIPIVVIMVLPKLQEMSPSLIDAALDLGATKRDVLTRVIIPFIKPGILAGFFLALTYSLDDFAVTFFVTGNGFSTLSVEIYSMARAGITLTINALSGLIFLVTVVLVIGYYMISRKTKSPLAGVRK
- a CDS encoding ABC transporter permease → MNNKPLRPLYSVPYAAWIILFVIAPIALIVYYSFFDLAGNFTIDNYKNFFTSVYLKLTISSFWYAFLITLFSLLFAYPTAYFLTKTKHKQLWLLLIIIPSWINLLLKTYAFIGLFGLYGPINALLEVMGIGEQQILFTDFSFVFVSVYIFIPFMILPIFNALDKLNPALIDASRDLGANAWTTFRRVIWPLTINGVKSGIQVVFIPALSLFMITRLIAGNKVITLGTAIEQQFLVTQNWGMGSTIAVFLILFMFIIMLITNGKEKGASNNGKTK
- a CDS encoding ABC transporter ATP-binding protein, which translates into the protein MTQPIIRFENVTKKYDEHTTVLNGVSFEMERGKFYTLLGPSGCGKTTILRLIAGFTEASAGAIFFNGKKINDVPANERQVNTVFQDYALFPHLNVFENIAFGLRIKKVKQSEVDRRVREALKFVNLEGYEAREISEMSGGQRQRVAIARAIINDPEVILLDEPLSALDLKLRSEMQYELRELQQRLGKTFVFVTHDQEEALAMSDEIFVMDGGNIQQSGTPLDIYDEPINRFVADFIGESNIVPGVMIEDYVVQFTGRTFECVDQGLNPNEKVDIVIRPEDLELTSVDKGKLNVTVDTQLFRGVHYELSTYDTDGNEWLVHSTKKAEVGVQVGLDFDPEAIHVMRLNETEEEFDARLEAYGVPDHEQ